A window of the Bacteroidales bacterium genome harbors these coding sequences:
- a CDS encoding DoxX family protein gives MNVLAIYQKAIASLSVLNDIPALFFRIILAYGFYGPATMKWGNISGIAEWFASMGIPFPILNAYLAASTEMAAIILLPLGLATRFISIPLIITMIVAIVTVHFSNGFEAGNNGFEIPLYYMLMLFALLINGAGKISIDHLISKRLQ, from the coding sequence ATGAATGTATTAGCAATTTATCAAAAAGCAATAGCCAGTTTATCGGTTTTAAACGACATTCCGGCCTTATTTTTCCGTATTATTTTAGCCTACGGCTTCTATGGTCCGGCAACTATGAAATGGGGAAATATCAGCGGTATAGCCGAATGGTTTGCTTCTATGGGAATACCATTCCCAATACTTAATGCTTATTTAGCAGCGAGTACAGAAATGGCAGCCATAATTTTATTACCTCTTGGTTTAGCCACGCGTTTTATTTCTATTCCTTTAATCATTACTATGATTGTGGCTATTGTTACAGTTCATTTTAGTAATGGCTTTGAAGCCGGAAATAATGGTTTTGAAATTCCACTTTATTATATGCTTATGCTTTTCGCTTTGCTTATTAATGGTGCCGGGAAAATAAGTATCGACCATTTAATTTCTAAACGCTTACAATAA
- a CDS encoding CHASE domain-containing protein → MKQIKLKNRIQKILPFLIALFSFSILTIMALSYSNYKKDYWEKDVKTRLLETLMTKKTSLERALYSRVYYTKSVAAYVSLRPDISTSEFYNLAAELIKNDSVISTMALAKDCIIDAIFPKKGHEAAIGLNLLAHPKRREIVEKTIETQKTFVAGPVQLVEGGIAFISYTPIFDKTKPKGSNFWGVTDIVIRRDKLLEETSLLEREAGFLFSIRGYDGKGDQGDIWWGNESVFTKNPVTVNIDLPYGNWVLAAVPEIGWSSYLNQDHVLLYFLLLSTFIISVLIWFISRSIIKIKENEQELRAIFHSLNSLIIEYDEEGRYIKIPTSNTALLIRPKEEMLQKTISDIFNKEEADFFHSAIKKCLKTKNLVQIEYSLQIGADKKWFATRISWKSEHRVIFHAVDITEQKNAREKIIESEKRLKALNATKDKLFSIIAHDLKSPFNIILGYSDLLKSEYKQFEPHQRTKLINNIYESSKNAFNLVENLLLWANSQSDNIKLSKESLNLKKLIIESIEAHQFAAENKNITIEINVPPQLNINADKFTLQTIIANLFNNAIKFTYAKGKIIIDVKQIEGAVEICITDNGIGISEEVLPKLFQVNDNISTLGTENEKGTGLGLLLCKEFVEKYNGKIWAESEPEKGSKFCFTIPISKG, encoded by the coding sequence ATGAAACAAATCAAGCTTAAAAATAGGATTCAAAAGATATTACCTTTTCTTATTGCGCTATTTTCTTTTTCAATCCTTACCATAATGGCATTAAGCTATTCCAACTATAAAAAGGATTATTGGGAAAAAGATGTAAAAACACGTTTGCTTGAAACCTTAATGACCAAAAAGACCTCTTTAGAAAGAGCCTTGTATTCTCGGGTTTATTATACAAAAAGTGTTGCAGCATATGTTTCGTTAAGACCTGATATATCCACTAGTGAGTTTTATAATTTAGCGGCAGAACTTATAAAAAACGATTCTGTAATTAGCACAATGGCTCTGGCGAAAGACTGTATTATTGATGCTATATTTCCGAAAAAAGGACATGAAGCCGCCATAGGTTTAAATTTGTTGGCACATCCTAAAAGGAGAGAGATTGTTGAAAAAACCATTGAAACCCAGAAGACTTTTGTTGCAGGTCCCGTACAACTGGTGGAAGGTGGTATTGCCTTTATCAGTTATACGCCTATTTTTGATAAAACAAAACCAAAAGGTAGTAACTTTTGGGGAGTAACCGATATTGTTATTCGCCGAGATAAGCTACTTGAGGAGACTTCGCTTTTAGAGCGTGAGGCGGGCTTTTTATTCTCTATTCGAGGGTATGATGGCAAAGGTGATCAGGGTGATATTTGGTGGGGAAACGAAAGTGTTTTTACAAAAAATCCCGTTACGGTAAATATTGATTTACCCTACGGAAATTGGGTTCTTGCTGCCGTTCCCGAAATAGGTTGGTCTTCTTATCTCAATCAAGATCATGTATTGCTATATTTTTTACTACTTAGCACTTTTATTATCAGCGTATTAATCTGGTTTATAAGTCGGTCTATTATTAAAATAAAAGAAAATGAACAGGAATTAAGAGCTATATTTCACTCATTGAACAGTTTGATTATTGAATATGATGAGGAAGGTAGATATATTAAAATTCCTACTTCAAATACAGCACTGTTAATACGTCCAAAAGAAGAGATGCTTCAAAAAACTATTTCCGATATTTTCAATAAAGAAGAGGCTGATTTTTTCCATAGTGCAATAAAAAAGTGTTTAAAAACAAAAAATCTGGTGCAAATAGAATATTCTTTACAAATTGGAGCTGATAAGAAATGGTTTGCAACAAGAATATCGTGGAAATCGGAACATCGTGTTATTTTTCATGCGGTTGATATTACAGAACAGAAAAATGCTCGCGAAAAAATTATTGAGTCGGAAAAAAGACTTAAAGCCCTAAATGCTACAAAAGATAAGCTATTTTCTATAATTGCTCACGATTTAAAAAGTCCGTTTAATATTATTCTTGGCTATAGCGATTTATTAAAATCAGAATATAAACAATTCGAACCCCATCAAAGAACAAAACTGATAAACAACATCTACGAGTCATCAAAAAACGCTTTCAATTTAGTAGAAAATTTATTGCTTTGGGCTAATTCTCAAAGTGATAATATTAAATTATCTAAAGAATCATTGAATTTAAAAAAACTAATTATTGAGTCTATTGAAGCCCATCAGTTTGCAGCCGAAAACAAGAATATTACTATTGAAATAAATGTTCCTCCTCAATTAAATATCAATGCTGATAAATTTACACTACAAACTATAATTGCAAACCTTTTTAATAATGCTATTAAATTTACGTATGCAAAAGGAAAAATTATAATTGATGTTAAACAAATAGAAGGCGCCGTTGAGATTTGTATTACTGATAATGGCATTGGTATTTCGGAAGAAGTACTTCCCAAGCTTTTTCAGGTTAATGATAATATATCAACCTTAGGTACTGAGAATGAAAAAGGAACGGGATTAGGATTACTGCTTTGCAAAGAGTTTGTAGAAAAATACAATGGAAAAATTTGGGCTGAAAGTGAGCCGGAAAAAGGAAGTAAATTTTGTTTCACAATACCTATCTCTAAAGGATAA
- a CDS encoding aminoglycoside phosphotransferase family protein, which yields MSIESIFNQFNHEGVFQKAEAIESGHINTTILIRTLSSASPDYVLQRINSNVFKNIPDLIKNKVLVTDFLRTKVQENIIRLIPTKSGEYYFVDTNNDYWNLMVFIFDSRVYLKAPNTKIAEEAGRLYGQFFYLLNDFESEKLTETIPRFHDMHYRLNQFESAIKQARDKRLESAKAAVEFVNKNKAEILVLQKLKDKGKLPLRVTHNDTKLSNALFDKNEKAIAVIDLDTLMPGLVHYDFGDSVRTICSSAEEDDGDLSKVYFLTENFEAFAKGFLHSCKSILLKDEIESLVLGTKYMVFIMGLRFLTDYLNNDIYYKIKYTEHNLIRAKNQFALLKSMKLHEREMQKIIQKTI from the coding sequence ATGAGTATAGAAAGTATTTTTAATCAGTTTAATCACGAAGGTGTTTTTCAAAAAGCCGAAGCAATTGAAAGCGGACATATAAATACTACCATACTTATTCGTACACTTAGTTCGGCTTCGCCCGATTATGTTTTACAAAGAATAAATTCAAACGTTTTTAAAAATATTCCCGACTTAATCAAAAACAAAGTTTTAGTTACCGATTTTTTACGAACGAAAGTGCAAGAAAATATCATCCGCTTAATTCCAACAAAAAGCGGAGAATATTATTTTGTAGATACAAATAATGACTATTGGAATTTAATGGTTTTTATATTCGATAGTCGTGTGTATTTAAAAGCACCCAATACTAAAATTGCAGAAGAAGCAGGGCGTTTATACGGACAGTTTTTTTATTTACTCAACGATTTTGAATCTGAAAAACTAACAGAAACAATCCCTCGCTTTCACGATATGCATTATCGCCTTAATCAGTTTGAAAGTGCAATTAAACAAGCCAGAGATAAGCGATTGGAATCTGCAAAGGCAGCTGTTGAATTTGTAAATAAAAACAAAGCAGAAATACTCGTTTTGCAAAAACTAAAAGATAAAGGAAAGCTTCCATTAAGAGTAACACATAATGATACCAAATTATCGAATGCGCTTTTTGATAAAAATGAAAAAGCTATAGCTGTTATTGATTTAGATACTCTTATGCCGGGCTTGGTACATTATGATTTTGGCGATTCGGTAAGAACAATTTGTTCTTCAGCAGAAGAAGATGATGGCGACCTTAGTAAAGTGTATTTCCTTACGGAAAATTTTGAAGCTTTTGCTAAAGGATTTCTTCATTCTTGTAAAAGCATCTTATTAAAAGATGAAATTGAAAGTTTGGTTTTAGGAACAAAATATATGGTGTTTATTATGGGGCTTAGGTTTTTAACGGACTACCTTAATAACGATATTTATTATAAAATTAAATATACAGAACATAACCTAATACGCGCAAAAAACCAATTTGCTTTACTTAAAAGTATGAAGTTGCACGAAAGAGAAATGCAAAAAATTATTCAGAAGACAATATAA